The genomic DNA attacatactgtagtctacacctagcccctcctgtgttaaattacatactgtagtctacacctatcccctcctgttttaaattacatactgtagtctacacctatcccccctgtgttaaattacatactgtagtctacacctatcccctcctgtgttaaattacatactgtagtctacacctatccccttctgtgttaaattacatactgtagtctacacctattccctcctgtgttaaattacatactgtagtctacacctatcccccctgtgttaaattacatactgtagtctacacctatccccccctgtgttaaattacatactgtagtctacacctatcccctcctgtgttaaattacatactgtagtctacacctagcccctcctgtgttaaattacatactgtagtctacacctattccctcctgtgttaaattacatactgtagtctacacctagcccctcctgtgttaaattacatactgtagtctacacctatcccctcctgtgttaaattacatactgtagtctacacctatccccctgttttaaattacatactgtagtctacacctagcccctcctgtgttaaattacatactgtagtctacacctatcccctcctgtgttaaatacCTGTGTTAAATACCCCTCCTTCTGCTTTGTCTTCTCAACAACCTTTGGAAAAATTGTTGGAGCAAAAGAATGCCATTACTCAGTGCGAAATATGGACTGGCCTGGTCTGTGAAATGTCTTCTTCCTGCTGGCTATCAGAGAAAACAAAGCTAGCAGCTATAATAAAGTTGTTTTGACAACTAGGTAGTGTAAGAGGAACATGGTGGGTGTGTAGATGTAGGAACATGGAGAACAAGGGACATGGAGTACTTATTTTCCTTTGCTGAGGGAGACTTTTACTAGAGTCAGCATGGGAAGACTTTAATAGACGCACGCAAGAACACACACCAGAGAAGACAAGAGACTTCACTTTTAAATGGAGCTGTTTATTTGAGATGATGCAGAAAGAAGATATTGTGAGAATCTGTGGTTTCCTCACTCTCCTGACTACAAACATGATTTCCACTGCAATACGCAGTAGAGAACAATGCTATTACACAATCTGAAACAGTTTTTATAAAAACCAGAACAGCACATCTGTGATGGTAACAAACAAAAGCATGATCCAGGTTGAACCATCTATAACAAGatagtaactacagtacagtaataactTCACTATCAATAGACAGCAgcaaaataaagcttaaataaCATTATAATACTTTATCATAAGATAATATCTAGTCAAGTTTTCCTATAGTTATATGACATATTTTAACAAACAGATGTAGGCTAACATCTGTTTTGTCTAGTTAGGCAGAGGGCAGCTTGGGGGCTCTTAGACCTGTTGAGACTTGATGGCACCCCTTTCTTTTCCATTACAGTCtacgtagctgtgtgtgtgtgtgtgtgtgtgtgtgtgtgtgtgtgtgtgtgtgcctgcgtgcgtgcgtgcatgtgtgcgtgttttCAATCTTACGACTCCCAGAGAATCACTTGTGTGTTTACGATCTGTTCCTTACTGTTGTTGAACTTTAACCTCTTCAgtcccttatacacacacacataccgctaACCCTGTTTTCATAGGAGGCAGGACCCCTTCCAGTTATTAAAGCAGACCTGGTACACATCCTCTGCCCATAAAATAAAACCATTCAATGTTTCTATATTTTGGAAAAATCAAAAACAGAAGCATGATAAAAAACAAATCCTTTCAAAAATACTAACATAGTATCATTTTTCAGCACTGTAAAATCCAGTTAAAAAATACACTTTCAGTCCATACAATACAAAAAGGCTAAACAATACTTAACAAGACTGTGGGTTGTTATGGTAACACCCTGGGCCCTGAGCCATAAAGACCCCTGACCTTTCAGAAGCATTCATTGGCTGATTTAGATTTATTTTGATGAGCTAGCCGTTGGCATATGTGACATTTCCACAGTGGGGCTCCATTGATTTCTCAACACTAATATGTTTCAGTGTGTTTGGGTTTCTCGGACACCACTCGGTTGTTTAAATGTctgggtctgtgtcccaaatggcaacctattccctatgtagtgcactccttttcACAAAGGGCCCATAGAGCTGCGTTCAAAAGTAaccaatagggtaccatttgggacacaaacccaGACATTTAAACAACCGTGTGGTGTTTGAGAAACCCAAACACACTGAAACATATTGCCTGGGTTGTTTCTGTTCTAGAGTGGTACTTAAGGTCACACCCTCTCACCAAGCCACGCTTCATAGAGCACATATAACTGGTCCAGCAGCACAcaggctgtagagagagaaggccaTCCATATGTAACACTCACAGTGAGCTGCTGTTCACTGCTGTTCTATCAAGGTTGTGTAGTGCCAGCTACAGTGACTGTAATGACTTTCAGCTGCAATGACTTACAGCTACAGTGACTGTAATGACTTTCAGCTGCAATGACTTACAGCTACAGTGACTGCAATGACTGTAATGACTTTCAGCTGCAATGACTTTCAGCTGCAATGACTGTAATGACTTTCAGCTACAGTGACTGTAATGACTTTCAGCTACAGTGACTGTAATGACTTTCAGCTACAGTGACTGTAATGACTTTCAGCTACAGTGACTGTAATGACTTTCAGCTGCAATGACTGTAATGACTTTCAGCTACAGTGACTGTAATGACTTTCAGCTACAGTGACTGTAATGACTTTCAGCTACAGTGACTGTAATGACTTTCAGCTACAGTGACTGTAATGACTTTCAGCTACAGTGACTGTAATGACTTTCAGCTACAGTGACTGTAATGACTTTCAGCTGCAATGTGTTGAACTGTATATCTTCCCAACTTAAAGCTGAAACATAACATTCCTTTTACCCTTCCAAACATTCTTTCCATTTTACCTTTTTTTCAcccaacctttctctctctcttctacccctTTATTTTCCCAGCTACACTAAGctactatctctctctttctttctctctctctctctacccctttatTTTCCCAGCTACACtaagctactctctctctctctctctctctctctctctctctctctctctctctctctctctctctcagccccctcttTTCTCGCTCCACTCTGAGTCTTCAGTCTGGGGAGGAAGAGGTGTAACAGCCTTGGCCAGTACCCAACTTCCCTCCACAAACAAGACCTCCACAACCAACCCATTAACCCCTCCCACTAACTCACGTCTATCTACCCCTTGTTTTTTTCACTATTTCTCTTTCTAAAACAACTACAGTTCAATATCATACGACCTACACATGACCTAATCATGTAGACTGGAGAGCTTGTAGCCACAACTCTGTGACTCTACTTAAGTTTTGACTACAAGTCTATCCACCCTTCTTTTGTTCTTTCAGTCGTTCTGTCTTTCAGTCCCATTTCCAAAACAACTGCGAAACCAAATGGTTACGAACATGAACAAGTCCTGGTTGTTTAGACTCAGGAGAGTGCGTGGTCACAGCTCTGTGAATCGTCTCCTTATAGTAGTGTCTAATGTGGTGAGTTTTGTTGGTTATCTAACTGTTCCTCCATAAACCTTCAGGAAATACAGTACATGATAACATAGCACTAAGAAAGGCACTTCCTTTGGACGGCCCATACAGTAGACTTATATCAATACACACGGTTTGCTCTTAAACCTTCCCACTGTGATGCTGGATTAGGACAAATATCACGTATGGCATTCATGTCAATTCAATCAAGCACTACTATTATACAGTACCATTCCTTGATGGTTACATACAGTACGTCTTGAAATGACCAAAACACACAGGCAATATATGTCTGTTTCAACAATATAAATAGATAACACACGGTCCTAACTGTCCATTACAATGAGATAACATGGACAGTAGTCCTAACTGTCCATTACAATGAGATAACATGAACAGTAGTCCTAACTGTCCATTACATTGAGATAAATGATTCCGTCCATTACATTGAGATAACATGAACAGTAGTCCTAACTGTCCATTACATTGAGATAACATGAACAGTAGTCCTAACTGTCCATTACATTGACATAACAGTAGTCCTAACTGTCCATCTATCTATAGTCAAGAATAATAATAGTTAACTGTCCATTACATTGAGATAACATGAACAGTAGTCCTAACTGTCCATTACATTGAGATAACATGAACAGTAGTCCTAACTGTCCATTACATTGAGATAACATGAACAGTAGTCCTAACTGTCCATTACATTGAGATAACATGAACAGTAGTCCTAACTGTCCATTACATTGAGATAACATGAACAGTAGTCCTAACTGTCCATTACATTGAGATAACAGAACAGTAGTCCTAACTGTCCATTACATTGAGATAACATGAACAGTAGTCCTAACTGTCCATTACATTGAGATAACATGAACAGTAGTCCTAACTGTCCATTACATTGAGATAACATGAACAGTAGTCCTAACTGTCCATTACAATGAGATAAGTCCATGGATTCAGAAACAACAGTCCTTCTTCTAAAGATTCTTCAGGAAACCTAATGGAGGTTTTCCATGAGCTTCACCACAGCATGGTTTGTGTCTCTGACTGACATATAATACAATACTTATTTAGCTCTATTAAACATATAAACATTGACAGCAGCACTGTGTCTGAGAGGGTAGATTCAGTACGTTAAGATGGCTGGAACGCCTAGTTCACAACACACGTGGCCAGTCCTAATACAGAAATGAGGGTTCAAGTGTGGGTGTCTGTCCTTCCCATGTCCCTTCCCATCGTCCTAACTCCCCTAACTCCACCTCCCCTAGGTCAGTTTGCTGCTGATGTCCAGGGCGTGTTGGTAGACCTGGGTCATATCGTCCATGTCCCCTAGCAGAGAGAAGCTGCCGTCGTCCCCAGGAGACCCTGGTGTCCCTCGGGTCCCCACCTTCCCCCCATGGAGCCCCCCTGCAGCTGTCTGGAGGCCCCGTCTGAAGCCTGCCAGCTGGAGTAGATCCTCAGCCGACATACAGGCCCTGACGTTGGGCTGCGGGGACGAGGGAGACCAATCCATTCCCATTAAGGGAGGAACACTGGAGAAACCCATCTCCTCACAGACAATACTGGAGGGTCTACTCTGGCTGCGAGAGAGGCCTGAGTCCCCCTGAGTCTCTCCATGGTAGCCCATATTGGACAAGCCACTGTGGAAGGAAGTGGAGTTGCCGTACTTCCCATTACGCTTCAATATGCCCTTTCTCCCCATGGACCTCTTTGTTGGTGAGCTGGCGGGTGGGGCCATGGAGGTGCTGCCCCCTAGCAGTTCAGAGGACTCACTGCGTTCTGGAGAGGAGTAGTAGCCAGACTCCCGCTGCTGGTTGTTCTTCAGGATGCCCTTCTTGGGGAGGGTGGGCACCATCTTGGCCGGCGAGACCCCCAGGCGATCCTGATCAtcgtcctcctcctcatccctctcggGGCTGGAGGGCAGCTCCCTTCCCTCATGGAAGTGCAGGGAGCGACTCAGCTCGATCTCCCCCAGGCTGTGGGACCTCTGCTCAGACACATGCATCTTCAGGATCCCCTTGGGCCTCTTCAGTCCTGGTTTGTCTTTGTCTTCCCACGCGGTGTGATGGTGGAGCGCTCCGCTATCATTCTCCTTCCTGCACTTCCTCAGGCGTTGGCGACCAGCGTGGGGGGGTACGGCGGGGGGTTCCAAGCGGGGAGGCTTGACTGGCGCCACCCTGGGTGACTCTGTGGTGCGGTTCTGCCAGTCGATAAAGCGTGCTAGCGTTGGAGAAGAGGTGCAGCCagtgttgtccttctggatgtcacagtcacacacagtggtCTTCCAGCCCCAGTTGACCCACCAGTGGTTGGCAATGTCTTCCACCGTGGCTCGACGCTCCGGGTTAACCATCAACATCCAGCGGATCAGACCACGAGCATCTGGGAGAGAGTGGAAGGTCAGGAGGACAGAGACTTTAGCAGCAATCTATGGAATTatttaacagacagagagagagaggagacaaacagagagagaagagacagctacagagagagagagagagaggagacagctacagagagagagagaggagacagctacagagagagagaggagacagctacagagagagagaggagacagctacagagagagagaggagacagctacagagagagtgagaggaagctacagagagagagaggagacagctacagagagagagagaggagacagctacagagagaggtcagagaaggagagctacagagagagagaggagacagctacagagagagagaggagacagctacagagagagaaagaaagaggggacaGCAACATAGTTAAACTAGTACCTGAGGACTGTGTAGGTTCCCTGTACTCTCCATTGGTGATTTGGCGGATTAGTTTATTGTGGTCTTCCCCATCGAAGGGCATGGTCCCATAGACTAGGGTGTAGAGAAGCACTCCAAGGGCCCAACTGTCTACCTGGAAACACAACACACTGGTAGTTACAATACTGTCTACCTGAAATCACAACACACTGGTAGTTACAATACTGTCTACCTGGAAACACAACACACTGGTAGTTACAATACTGTCTACCTGGAAACACAACACACTGGTAGTTACAATACTGTCTACCTGGAATCACAACACACTGGTAGTTACAATACTGTCTACCTGGAAACACAACACACTGGTAGTTACAATACTGTCTACCTGGAAACATTACTGTCTACCTGGAAACACATCACACTGGTAGTTACAATACTGTCTACCTGGAAACACAACACACTGGTAGTTACAATACTGTCTACCTGGAATCACAACACACTGGTAGTTACAATACTGTCTACCTGGAATCACAACACACTGGTAGTTACAATACTGTCTACCTGGAATCACAACACACTGGTAGTTACAATACTGTCTACCTGGAAACATTACTGTCTACCTGGAAACACAACACACTGGTAGTTACAATACTGTCTACCTGGAATCACAACACACTGGTAGTTACAATACTGTCTACCTGGAAACATTACTGTCTACCTGGAAACACATCACACTGGTAGGTACAATACTGTCTACCTGGAATCACAACACACTGGTAGTTACAATACAACACCTTTGTGATAGGTAGACAACACATAGTTTCTCCAAAGCGTTCTTGTATGGTGGCCTCAGTAGCACACATTCCCCAAGGCTGCTGATTTACTACTGTTGGTTTGTCATTGGTTCACTTCCTACTGTTTTCACACCCGTCTGCTGGCTAAGATAATGGCCCTTTAATGTGTTTTAACAGAAACAATAACAAGATGCTGTATCTTCTCCAAACACTCCGTTCTTTACACACTGATTGCTGTCGTAAAAGCCATGTCAAGGTCTGTGACTTAAGTGATTGGGTTCTGTTCTGATGAGGTTGCCTTTGGCTCTGAGGTATAAACCTTAGGCTTCGGGCCCAAAtgacagcctattccctatgtagtgaccagggctcatagagaGTATGGTTTAATTTGGGACACAAGCTGTATTCTCTGATTAGCTGAGATTATCTCCAGGAATCACAGCTAGCTGGGAAACAATGGATGATTAGTCTATGGGAAGTCTACTCCCCTGACTCCATAAcctcagaatgtgtgtgtgtgtgtgtgtgtgtgtgtgtgtgtgtgtgtgtgtgtgtgtgtgtgtgtgtgtgtgtgtgtgtgtgtgtgtgtgtgtgtgtgtgtgtgtgtgtgtgtgtgtgtgtgtgtgtgtgtgtgtctagagcTGTGATTGTTGGCTGGGACTCTGTCGGTCTCGGCCTCTTTGACAGGCTGTGTCAAACCGAGGAAGGGCTTTTCTCAGGAAGCTAAAGGAGATGGGAGTAGGGGAGCGGTGACACAGGGTCAGGAAGCTAAAGGAGATGGGAGTAGGGGAGGGGTGACACAGGGTCAAGAAGCTAAAGGAGATGGGAGTAGGGGAGCGGTGACACAGGGTCAGGAAGCTAAAGGAGATGGGAGTAGGGGAGGAAGCTAAAGGAGATGGGAGTAGGGGAGCGGTGACACAGGGTCAGGAAGCTAAAGGAGATGGGAGTAGGGGAGGGGTGACACAGGGTCAGGAAGCTAAAGGAGATGGGAGTAGGGGAGGGGAGACACAGGGTCAGGAAGCTAAAGGAGATGGGAGTAGGGGAGGGGTGACACAGGGTCAGGAAGCTAAAGGAGATGGGAATAGGGGAGGGGTGACACAGGGTCAGGAAGCTAAAGGAGATGGGAGTAGGGGAGGGGTGACACAGGGTCAGGAAGCTAAAGGAGATGGGAGTAGGGGAGGGGTGACACAGGGTCAGGAAGCTAAAGGAGATGGGAATAGGGGAGGGGTGACACAGGGTCAGGAAGCTAAAGGAGATGGGAGTAGGGGAGGGGTGACACAGGGTCAGGAAGCTAAAGGAGATGGGAGTAGGGGAGGGGTGACACAGGGTCAGGAAGCTAAAGGAGATGGGAGTAGGGGAGGGGAGACACAGGGTCAGGAAGCTAAAGGAGATGGGAGTAGGGGAGGGGTGACACAGGGTCAGGAAGCTAAAGGAGATGGGAGTAGGGGAGGGGAGACACAGGGTCAGGAAGCTAAAGGAGATGGGAGTAGGGGAGGGGTGACACAGGGTCAGGAAGCTAAAGGAGATGGGAGTAGGGGAGGGGTGACACAGGGTCAGGAAGCTAAAGGAGATGGGAGTAGGGGAGCGGTGACACAGGGTCAGGAAGCTAAAGGAGATGGGAATAGGGGAGGGGTGACACAGGGTCAGGAAGCTAAAGGAGATGGGAGTAGGGGGAGGGGAGACACAGGGTCAGGAAGCTAAAGGAGATGGGAGTAGGGGAGGGGTGACACAGGGTCAGGAAGCTAAAGGAGATGGGAGTAGGGGAGGGGTGACACAGGGTCAGGAAGCTAAAGGAGATGGGAGTAGGGGAGGGGAGACACAGGGTCAGGAAGCTAAAGGAGATGGGAGTAGGGGAGGGGGTGACACAGGGTCAGGAAGCTAAAGGAGATGGGAGTAGGGGAGGGGTGACACAGGGTCAGGAAGCTAAAGGAGATGGGAGTAGGGGAGGGGTGACACAGGGTCAGGAAGCTAAAGGAGATGGGAGTAGGGGGAGCGGTGACACAGGGTCAGGAAGCTAAAGGAGATGGGAGTAGGGGAGCGGTGACACAGGGTCAGGAAGCTAAAGGAGATGGGAGTAGGGGAGGGGTGACACAGGGTCAGGAAGCTAAAGGAGATGGGAGTAGGGGAGGGGTGACACAGGGTCAGGAAGCTAAAGGAGATGGGAGTAGGGGAGGGGTGACACAGGGTCAGGAAGCTAAAGGAGATGGGAGTAGGGGAGGGGAGACAGGCAGGAAGCTAAAGGAGATGGGAGTAGGGGAGCGGTGACACAGGGTC from Salmo salar chromosome ssa07, Ssal_v3.1, whole genome shotgun sequence includes the following:
- the LOC106609682 gene encoding NUAK family SNF1-like kinase 1 translates to METASKARRLSNVSTASNVSNVSASSAGTEVGQSDVQIWGDRPLPVDYLGDVSILDDGRWSNSSVKKHHHKHNLKHRYELLETLGKGTYGKVKKAIERQSGKVVAIKSIRKEKIKDDQDMVHIRREIEIMSSLKHPHIISIYEVFENKDKIVIVMEYASKGELYDYISERRRLSERETRHFFRQIVSAVHHCHKNGVVHRDLKLENVLLDENCNIKIADFGLSNLYHKDELLQTFCGSPLYASPEIVNGRPYHGPEVDSWALGVLLYTLVYGTMPFDGEDHNKLIRQITNGEYREPTQSSDARGLIRWMLMVNPERRATVEDIANHWWVNWGWKTTVCDCDIQKDNTGCTSSPTLARFIDWQNRTTESPRVAPVKPPRLEPPAVPPHAGRQRLRKCRKENDSGALHHHTAWEDKDKPGLKRPKGILKMHVSEQRSHSLGEIELSRSLHFHEGRELPSSPERDEEEDDDQDRLGVSPAKMVPTLPKKGILKNNQQRESGYYSSPERSESSELLGGSTSMAPPASSPTKRSMGRKGILKRNGKYGNSTSFHSGLSNMGYHGETQGDSGLSRSQSRPSSIVCEEMGFSSVPPLMGMDWSPSSPQPNVRACMSAEDLLQLAGFRRGLQTAAGGLHGGKVGTRGTPGSPGDDGSFSLLGDMDDMTQVYQHALDISSKLT